In a single window of the Bacillota bacterium genome:
- a CDS encoding AMP-binding protein: MGERTAPPLAHQEAPPAAAVASDWLAERAARTPGAVAVEAGGRAWSWAELDRQAGRVAAELRRRGVGEGSRVAVALPAGLGWVALFHACLRLRAVCVPLHTRLSAGELRRLLEWLEPEAVFGLPWTPPRRRRRPEGTGPGVAAIVTTSGTTGRPKGVLLTRANLWWNAIASALHLGSLPGERWLAVLPLFHVGGLALLTRSVLLGTALLLRRRFDPAEVNRLVDEGRVQALSVVATMLERMLGARGGRPFPPTLRLVLAGGGPVPRPLLERAQALGCPVLPTYGMTETASQVVTVPPVPGGAHPGSAGRPLPFAEVRVVDEALGPLPPGTPGEIAVRGPTVAAGYWRDPAATRRAFAGGWLRTGDLGYFDEDGCLFVTGRSDELIVSGGEKIAPAEVEEALLAHPAVLEAAVWGVPDPLWGERPRAAVVLRPGARVEAGALGAWLRERIAHFKVPERIDVVDRLPRTASGKLRRRLLAAGSPPREEG, from the coding sequence ATGGGCGAGCGTACCGCACCGCCCCTCGCGCACCAGGAAGCGCCGCCCGCGGCGGCCGTCGCCTCCGACTGGCTGGCCGAGCGCGCCGCGCGGACGCCGGGCGCCGTCGCCGTCGAGGCCGGCGGGCGCGCCTGGAGCTGGGCGGAGCTGGACCGGCAGGCGGGCCGGGTGGCCGCCGAGCTGCGCCGGCGCGGCGTCGGGGAAGGGTCGCGGGTGGCGGTGGCGCTTCCTGCCGGATTGGGGTGGGTGGCGCTCTTCCACGCCTGCCTTCGGCTCCGCGCGGTCTGCGTGCCGCTCCACACCCGCCTCTCCGCCGGAGAGCTCCGCCGCCTCCTGGAGTGGCTGGAGCCGGAGGCGGTCTTCGGCCTGCCGTGGACGCCTCCGCGGCGGAGGCGCCGCCCGGAGGGCACCGGCCCGGGTGTCGCCGCCATCGTCACCACCTCGGGCACCACCGGCCGGCCGAAGGGCGTGCTGCTGACGCGCGCCAACCTCTGGTGGAACGCGATCGCCTCGGCGCTCCACCTCGGCTCGCTGCCCGGCGAGCGCTGGCTGGCGGTCCTCCCCCTCTTCCACGTGGGCGGTCTCGCCCTCCTGACGCGCTCGGTGCTCCTCGGGACGGCGCTCCTGCTGCGGCGCCGCTTCGACCCGGCGGAGGTCAACCGGCTCGTCGACGAGGGCCGCGTGCAGGCGCTCTCCGTGGTGGCCACCATGCTCGAGCGGATGCTGGGGGCGCGGGGCGGGCGGCCCTTCCCGCCCACGCTCCGCCTCGTCCTCGCGGGCGGCGGCCCGGTGCCCAGGCCGCTCCTGGAGCGCGCCCAGGCGCTGGGCTGCCCGGTCCTGCCCACCTACGGCATGACCGAGACGGCCTCCCAGGTGGTGACCGTGCCGCCCGTGCCGGGCGGTGCGCACCCGGGCTCCGCCGGCCGGCCGCTCCCCTTTGCGGAGGTGCGGGTGGTGGACGAGGCGCTCGGGCCGCTGCCGCCGGGCACGCCGGGGGAGATCGCGGTCCGCGGTCCCACCGTGGCCGCCGGCTACTGGCGCGACCCGGCCGCCACCCGCCGCGCCTTCGCCGGCGGCTGGCTCCGCACCGGCGACCTGGGCTACTTCGACGAGGACGGCTGCCTCTTCGTCACCGGCCGGAGCGACGAGCTGATCGTCTCGGGGGGCGAGAAGATCGCCCCGGCCGAGGTGGAGGAGGCGCTCCTGGCCCACCCGGCCGTCCTGGAGGCGGCCGTCTGGGGCGTGCCCGACCCGCTCTGGGGCGAGCGCCCCCGGGCGGCCGTCGTCCTCCGTCCGGGCGCCCGGGTGGAAGCCGGGGCGCTCGGTGCCTGGCTGCGGGAGCGCATCGCGCACTTCAAGGTGCCGGAGCGCATCGACGTCGTCGACCGGCTGCCGCGGACGGCCTCGGGCAAGCTCCGGCGCCGCCTGCTGGCCGCCGGCTCTCCCCCGCGCGAAGAGGGGTGA
- the menB gene encoding 1,4-dihydroxy-2-naphthoyl-CoA synthase: MVRWETVETYQDVLFERSGGIAKITINRPEVRNAFRPQTLFELSDAFARVRDDPGIGVAILTGAGREAFCSGGDQRVRGEAGYLDERGVPRLNVLDLQRQIRTLPKPVIAMVAGYAIGGGNVLQLVCDLTIAADNAVFGQTGPRVGSFDGGYGAALLARVVGHKKAREIWYLCRRYTAREALEMGLVNAVVPLERLEEETVAWAEEILAKSPTAIRLLKAAFNADTDGLAGLQQLAGDATMLFYMTAEAQEGRNAFLEKRAPDFSRFPRLP; this comes from the coding sequence ATGGTGCGCTGGGAGACGGTCGAGACCTACCAGGACGTCCTCTTCGAGCGGAGCGGCGGCATCGCCAAGATCACCATCAACCGGCCGGAGGTGCGCAACGCCTTCCGGCCCCAGACGCTCTTCGAGCTCTCGGACGCCTTCGCGCGCGTGCGCGACGACCCCGGGATCGGCGTCGCCATCCTCACCGGGGCGGGCCGCGAGGCCTTCTGCTCGGGCGGCGACCAGCGCGTGCGCGGCGAGGCCGGCTACCTGGATGAGCGGGGCGTCCCGCGCCTCAACGTGCTCGACCTGCAACGCCAGATCCGCACGCTGCCCAAGCCCGTCATCGCCATGGTGGCCGGCTACGCCATCGGAGGCGGCAACGTCCTCCAGCTCGTCTGCGACCTGACCATCGCCGCCGACAACGCCGTCTTCGGCCAGACCGGCCCCAGGGTCGGCTCCTTCGACGGCGGCTACGGCGCGGCGCTCCTGGCGCGTGTCGTCGGCCACAAGAAGGCGCGCGAGATCTGGTACCTCTGCCGCCGCTACACGGCCCGGGAAGCGCTGGAGATGGGCCTGGTCAACGCCGTCGTCCCGCTGGAGCGCCTGGAGGAGGAGACGGTCGCCTGGGCCGAGGAGATCCTGGCCAAGAGCCCCACCGCCATCCGCCTCCTCAAGGCGGCCTTCAACGCGGACACCGACGGCCTCGCCGGCCTGCAGCAGCTGGCCGGCGACGCCACCATGCTCTTCTACATGACCGCGGAGGCGCAGGAGGGGCGGAACGCCTTCCTCGAGAAGCGCGCGCCCGACTTCTCGCGCTTCCCGCGCCTGCCGTAG
- the dnaX gene encoding DNA polymerase III subunit gamma/tau: MRGLAPRGAGARPREAEAAKTAEYQALYREWRPRTFAEVVGQEHVVRALRRAVAGGRVAHAYCFAGPRGTGKTSVARILARAVNCLEPREGEPCNACRPCREALEGAFLDLVEIDAASNRGIDQMRELLERVHLAPVEGRRKVYIIDEAHMLTADAFNAFLKTLEEPPAYALFVLATTEPQKVPVTILSRCQRFDFHRIEEERIVAHLARVAESLGASLEPAALEALARYAEGGLRDALSLLDECLAAGARTVDDVAAVLGTAPSQALEALSRALAEGDAAGCLAVVEELAREGKDFRQVLLDLTAHLRGELLALLGAGGSPGAAGRGQAGSRWRPEPLLATLEALADLEGELRWAARPRARFELGLLGAMARAGHTLGNGGDPPSERPREAPEEAPPAAPPLLFRNEANEAAIADPPGPPAGGEEELERVRQLWPEVVRRARRRSAKLAAFLEPARPAAVEEGALVLDFPPLYDFHRQQLGEPPQREMLEEVLAELLGRRLPIKSRRAEPNEGSELAEPVRRALEKLGPGARVREEGAGEGEEEGR, encoded by the coding sequence CTGCGGGGCCTCGCTCCTCGTGGGGCCGGCGCGCGGCCCCGGGAAGCGGAGGCGGCGAAGACGGCCGAGTACCAGGCGCTCTACCGCGAGTGGCGGCCCCGCACCTTCGCCGAGGTGGTGGGCCAGGAGCACGTGGTGCGCGCGCTCCGGCGGGCGGTCGCCGGCGGGCGGGTGGCGCACGCCTACTGCTTCGCCGGACCGCGCGGCACGGGCAAGACCTCGGTGGCGCGCATCCTCGCGCGCGCGGTCAACTGCCTGGAGCCGCGCGAGGGCGAGCCGTGCAACGCCTGCCGGCCGTGCCGGGAGGCGCTGGAGGGCGCCTTCCTGGACCTGGTGGAGATCGACGCCGCCTCCAACCGCGGCATCGATCAGATGCGCGAGCTCTTGGAGCGCGTCCACCTGGCGCCGGTGGAGGGCCGGCGCAAGGTCTACATCATCGACGAGGCGCACATGCTGACCGCCGACGCCTTCAACGCCTTCCTGAAGACGCTGGAGGAGCCGCCGGCGTACGCGCTCTTCGTGCTGGCCACCACCGAGCCGCAGAAGGTGCCCGTCACCATCCTCTCGCGCTGCCAGCGCTTCGACTTCCACCGCATCGAGGAAGAGCGCATCGTCGCCCACCTGGCGCGGGTGGCGGAGAGCCTGGGCGCGAGCCTGGAACCGGCCGCGCTGGAGGCGCTGGCGCGCTACGCCGAGGGCGGGCTGCGCGACGCGCTCAGCCTCTTGGACGAGTGCCTGGCCGCGGGCGCGCGGACGGTGGACGACGTGGCCGCCGTGCTGGGCACGGCGCCCTCGCAGGCGCTGGAGGCGCTCTCCCGGGCGCTGGCGGAGGGCGACGCGGCCGGCTGTCTGGCGGTGGTGGAGGAGCTGGCGCGGGAGGGCAAGGACTTCCGCCAGGTGCTCCTCGACCTGACCGCCCATCTGCGCGGGGAGCTGCTGGCGCTGCTGGGGGCGGGCGGGAGCCCGGGTGCGGCCGGCCGCGGGCAGGCCGGTTCGCGCTGGCGGCCGGAGCCGCTCCTGGCCACGCTGGAGGCGCTGGCCGACCTGGAGGGCGAGCTGCGCTGGGCGGCGCGGCCGCGCGCCCGCTTCGAGCTGGGGCTGCTGGGGGCGATGGCACGGGCGGGCCACACCCTCGGGAACGGCGGCGACCCGCCGTCGGAGCGCCCGCGGGAGGCGCCCGAGGAAGCCCCGCCGGCCGCCCCGCCTCTCCTCTTCCGGAACGAGGCGAACGAGGCGGCGATCGCCGACCCGCCCGGGCCGCCCGCGGGCGGGGAGGAGGAGCTCGAGCGCGTGCGCCAGCTCTGGCCGGAGGTGGTCCGGCGGGCGCGGCGGCGGTCGGCCAAGCTGGCGGCCTTCCTCGAGCCGGCGCGGCCGGCGGCGGTGGAGGAGGGGGCACTGGTCCTCGACTTCCCGCCGCTCTACGACTTCCACCGCCAGCAGCTGGGCGAACCACCGCAGCGCGAGATGCTGGAGGAGGTCCTGGCGGAGCTGCTGGGGCGTAGACTACCCATCAAAAGCCGCCGGGCGGAGCCGAACGAGGGCTCGGAGCTGGCCGAGCCGGTGCGCCGCGCGCTGGAGAAGCTCGGCCCCGGCGCGCGCGTCCGCGAGGAGGGCGCCGGCGAGGGCGAGGAGGAAGGCCGATGA
- a CDS encoding YbaB/EbfC family nucleoid-associated protein, whose product MSFNVNRLLKQLEKVQGDMARAQEELRQKRVEATAGGGAVTAVVDGTGVLQSVRIQREVLGDQPGEAELEMLQDLIVAAVGEAQRQAREAAAQEMAKATGGLAGGLPNLPGLPDLGGLF is encoded by the coding sequence ATGAGCTTCAACGTCAACCGCCTGCTCAAGCAGCTGGAGAAGGTGCAGGGCGACATGGCCCGCGCCCAGGAGGAGCTGCGCCAGAAGCGCGTGGAGGCGACGGCCGGCGGCGGCGCCGTCACCGCCGTCGTCGACGGCACGGGCGTGCTCCAGTCGGTCCGCATCCAGCGCGAGGTGCTGGGCGACCAGCCGGGCGAGGCGGAGCTGGAGATGCTGCAGGACCTGATCGTGGCCGCCGTGGGCGAGGCGCAGCGCCAGGCGCGCGAGGCGGCGGCGCAGGAGATGGCCAAGGCGACCGGCGGCCTGGCCGGCGGCCTGCCCAACCTGCCCGGCCTGCCCGACCTGGGCGGCCTCTTCTGA
- the recR gene encoding recombination mediator RecR, translating to MEYAAPIARLIAELERLPGVGPKTAQRLALHLLNRPREEVAALASALLEAKDRIHPCSVCANLTDTDPCAICSDPRRDESLLCVVEEPKDVIALERTHEFHGRYHVLMGAISPLSGIGPDDLRVDALLARLKEGKIREVVLATDPDVEGEATAMYLARLLKPLGVQTSRLARGLPEGGDLDYVDEVTLARALEGRRAI from the coding sequence TTGGAGTACGCCGCGCCCATCGCCCGCCTCATCGCCGAGCTGGAGCGCCTGCCGGGTGTGGGGCCGAAGACCGCCCAGCGGCTGGCGCTCCACCTCCTCAACCGGCCGCGGGAGGAGGTGGCGGCGCTGGCCTCGGCCCTGCTGGAGGCGAAGGACCGGATCCACCCCTGCTCCGTCTGCGCCAACCTGACCGACACCGACCCCTGCGCCATCTGCTCCGACCCCCGGCGCGACGAGAGCCTCCTCTGCGTGGTGGAGGAGCCGAAGGACGTCATCGCGCTGGAGCGGACGCACGAGTTCCACGGCCGCTACCACGTGCTGATGGGCGCCATCTCGCCGCTCAGCGGGATCGGCCCCGACGACCTGCGCGTCGACGCCCTCCTCGCCCGCCTCAAGGAAGGGAAGATCCGCGAGGTGGTGCTGGCCACCGACCCCGACGTGGAGGGCGAGGCGACCGCCATGTACCTGGCCCGCCTGCTCAAGCCGCTGGGCGTCCAGACCAGCCGCCTGGCGCGCGGCCTCCCCGAGGGCGGCGACCTGGACTACGTCGACGAGGTCACCCTGGCCCGCGCCCTGGAGGGGCGCCGCGCCATCTGA
- a CDS encoding YaaL family protein, whose translation MPSVADDPLFDDVVEQARRELEAARSYFDSVTDPELVDHAIHLLNAAEKKYMYLVHRAQRDERRDGLGERSG comes from the coding sequence ATGCCCTCCGTGGCCGACGACCCGCTCTTCGACGACGTGGTGGAGCAGGCGCGGCGCGAGCTGGAGGCGGCGCGCAGCTACTTCGACTCGGTCACCGACCCGGAGCTGGTGGACCATGCCATCCATCTCCTCAACGCCGCCGAGAAGAAGTACATGTACCTCGTCCACCGGGCGCAGCGCGACGAGCGGCGCGACGGCCTCGGGGAGCGGTCCGGCTGA
- a CDS encoding pro-sigmaK processing inhibitor BofA family protein → MNGRTAAGLAFWTALLAALVIVLTLWALTAPLALATRRLAGWLGRALALAARLLRRPLANLAGGTAAVAAANLLLAPGLHVGWNLWNLALLAVLGLPGALLLVALARWPF, encoded by the coding sequence ATGAACGGGCGGACGGCGGCCGGGCTGGCCTTCTGGACGGCGCTCCTGGCGGCGCTGGTCATCGTCCTGACGCTCTGGGCGCTGACCGCGCCGCTGGCGCTGGCGACGCGCCGCCTGGCGGGCTGGCTCGGGCGCGCCCTGGCGCTGGCGGCACGCCTCCTCCGCCGGCCCCTGGCCAACCTGGCGGGCGGCACGGCGGCGGTGGCGGCGGCCAACCTGCTCCTGGCGCCGGGCCTCCACGTGGGCTGGAACCTCTGGAACCTGGCGCTCCTCGCCGTGCTGGGGCTGCCGGGGGCGCTGCTGCTGGTGGCGCTGGCGCGCTGGCCCTTCTGA
- the gltX gene encoding glutamate--tRNA ligase, whose protein sequence is MDSVRVRFAPSPTGYLHLGGARTALFNWLFARHHGGAFILRIEDTDRQRSTEASVGAITGGLRWLGLEWDEGPEVGGPYGPYFQSERQAGYREAAARLLERGLAYRCYCTPEELEARRKEALAEGRAPRYDRRCLRLSEAERRRLEAEGRRPAIRLLAPDEGVTVVHDLVRGDVEFENAAVMDDFVIVKSDGFPTYNFAAVVDDAAMRVTHVLRAEEHLSNTPKQLAVYRALGLEPPAFGHLPMILAPDRSKLSKRHGAIAVEEFRERGFLPEAMVNYLALLGWSPGGEEEFLTREELVARFDLDRVGRQPAVYDVEKLAWMNARYLREADLGRLAELTAPLLERAGLVEPGALAGAERRRLEGILAAGRDRVRTLGEVPEAFPYFWRAPEPEDFDPKGVRKHFLAPEPGLPPAPERLRAAAAALEALPAWEEEQAEAAFRALCEERGWKTGHLFHPVRLAVSGRTVGPSLFALLTLLPREEVLRRLRAAAQWIEQGRFAALAARAT, encoded by the coding sequence ATGGACAGCGTGCGGGTCCGCTTCGCGCCCAGCCCCACCGGCTACCTCCACCTGGGCGGGGCGCGGACGGCGCTCTTCAACTGGCTCTTCGCCCGCCATCACGGCGGCGCCTTCATCCTGCGCATCGAGGACACCGACCGGCAGCGCTCCACCGAGGCCTCGGTGGGCGCCATCACCGGCGGGCTCCGCTGGCTGGGCCTGGAGTGGGACGAGGGTCCCGAGGTGGGCGGTCCCTATGGCCCCTACTTCCAGTCCGAGCGCCAGGCGGGCTACCGGGAGGCGGCGGCCAGGCTGCTGGAGCGCGGGCTCGCCTACCGCTGCTACTGCACGCCCGAGGAGCTGGAGGCGCGGCGGAAGGAGGCGCTGGCCGAGGGGCGCGCGCCGCGCTACGACCGGCGCTGCCTCCGCCTGAGCGAGGCCGAGCGCCGGCGGCTGGAGGCGGAGGGGCGGCGGCCGGCCATCCGCCTGCTGGCGCCCGACGAGGGAGTCACCGTCGTCCACGACCTGGTGCGCGGCGACGTGGAGTTCGAGAACGCGGCGGTGATGGACGACTTCGTCATCGTCAAGTCGGACGGCTTCCCCACCTACAACTTCGCCGCCGTCGTCGACGACGCCGCCATGCGCGTCACCCACGTCCTCCGCGCCGAGGAGCACCTCTCCAACACGCCCAAGCAGCTGGCCGTCTACCGGGCACTGGGCCTGGAGCCGCCCGCCTTCGGCCACCTGCCCATGATCCTCGCGCCCGACCGCTCCAAGCTCTCCAAGCGCCATGGCGCCATCGCGGTGGAGGAGTTCCGCGAGCGGGGCTTCCTGCCGGAGGCCATGGTCAACTACCTGGCGCTCCTGGGCTGGTCGCCGGGCGGCGAGGAAGAGTTCCTGACGCGCGAGGAGCTGGTCGCCCGCTTCGACCTCGACCGCGTCGGCCGCCAGCCAGCCGTCTACGACGTGGAGAAGCTGGCCTGGATGAACGCGCGCTACCTGCGCGAGGCCGACCTGGGCCGCCTCGCCGAGCTGACCGCACCGCTCCTGGAGCGGGCCGGGCTGGTGGAGCCAGGCGCGCTGGCGGGCGCCGAGCGGCGGCGGCTGGAGGGCATCCTGGCCGCCGGGCGCGACCGCGTGCGCACGCTGGGCGAGGTGCCCGAGGCCTTCCCCTACTTCTGGCGCGCGCCGGAGCCCGAGGACTTCGACCCCAAGGGCGTCAGGAAGCACTTCCTCGCCCCGGAGCCCGGCCTGCCCCCGGCGCCGGAGCGGCTCCGCGCCGCCGCCGCCGCGCTCGAGGCGCTGCCGGCCTGGGAGGAGGAGCAGGCCGAGGCCGCCTTCCGCGCGCTCTGCGAGGAGCGCGGCTGGAAGACCGGCCATCTCTTCCACCCGGTCCGCCTGGCGGTGAGCGGCCGCACGGTCGGCCCGAGCCTCTTCGCCCTGCTGACGCTCCTCCCGCGCGAGGAAGTGCTCCGCCGGCTCCGCGCCGCCGCCCAGTGGATCGAGCAGGGCCGCTTCGCCGCCCTGGCCGCCCGCGCCACGTGA
- a CDS encoding HIRAN domain-containing protein, whose protein sequence is MDSTVRREVLVVWQHPVTRRRYLIGHLWQGEGSCGFRYEREVPGSLDEAIGAGFRLLDEFPYPDGEWHSHVLFATFRRRIPQTWSSEEWAHLGVRPEDGIEYLRVTGGRLPTDTMEFLEPISIEDVNDLYHLRFAVAGWRYYEGERVIGELRPGVPVRLELEEENPFDVNAIRVLSPSGVHIGYVPAVYSWCLTESVRRDQYRARVADVGPAENPAVRLIVELEGRAASLLGDRLAVRAVPERLERYAEVVLA, encoded by the coding sequence GTGGATTCGACGGTGCGGCGTGAGGTGCTGGTCGTCTGGCAGCACCCGGTTACCAGGAGGAGGTACCTCATCGGCCACCTCTGGCAGGGGGAAGGCTCATGCGGCTTCCGGTACGAGCGCGAGGTGCCGGGATCCCTGGACGAGGCCATCGGAGCCGGATTTCGCTTACTGGACGAGTTCCCCTACCCGGACGGGGAGTGGCACAGCCACGTTCTCTTCGCCACGTTCCGGCGCCGGATCCCGCAGACGTGGAGCAGCGAGGAGTGGGCCCATCTCGGCGTACGCCCGGAGGATGGGATCGAATACCTCCGCGTGACCGGCGGCCGACTGCCGACGGATACCATGGAGTTCCTGGAGCCGATCTCCATCGAGGACGTGAACGATCTGTATCATTTGCGTTTCGCCGTCGCGGGTTGGCGCTACTACGAAGGCGAGCGTGTCATCGGCGAGCTCCGCCCCGGGGTCCCGGTGCGCCTGGAGCTGGAGGAAGAGAACCCGTTCGACGTCAACGCCATCCGCGTCCTCTCGCCCTCCGGCGTACACATCGGCTACGTCCCGGCGGTGTATAGCTGGTGCTTGACCGAAAGCGTCCGCCGCGACCAGTACCGGGCGAGGGTGGCGGACGTTGGCCCGGCCGAGAATCCGGCCGTCCGGCTGATCGTCGAGCTCGAGGGAAGGGCCGCGAGCCTGCTGGGCGACCGCCTCGCCGTCAGGGCCGTACCCGAGCGGCTGGAGCGATACGCCGAGGTCGTGCTGGCCTAG
- a CDS encoding HipA domain-containing protein, giving the protein MAGLSRYLAPHEARSSVIRMVCFDILIANADRHPSNWGIVWHSEGAAVMAPWYDHGSAFGSGLDPLRVGRYLMQGLDRFDTGFRYEIAVSPRRGRAKLRELLEALLAMDGFLAGFQDLVGRLTDSVIRALVESVVDREHIMTPERWRLAVDILRRRRDGILGGAGGGFDGAA; this is encoded by the coding sequence GTGGCCGGGCTTTCGCGGTACCTGGCGCCCCACGAGGCTCGCTCCAGCGTGATCCGGATGGTGTGCTTCGACATCCTCATCGCCAACGCGGATCGCCATCCGTCCAATTGGGGGATCGTCTGGCATAGCGAGGGGGCCGCTGTGATGGCTCCGTGGTATGATCACGGGTCGGCTTTCGGGAGCGGTCTGGATCCTCTGCGGGTGGGACGATATCTCATGCAGGGTCTGGATCGTTTTGACACGGGTTTCCGTTACGAGATAGCGGTCTCCCCCCGCCGCGGGAGGGCCAAGCTCCGGGAGCTGCTGGAGGCTCTCCTGGCTATGGATGGGTTTCTGGCCGGGTTTCAAGACCTGGTAGGGAGACTGACAGACTCCGTGATCCGCGCGTTGGTCGAGTCCGTGGTCGACCGAGAGCATATCATGACGCCCGAGCGATGGCGGTTGGCGGTTGACATTCTGCGGCGTCGCAGGGATGGGATCCTCGGAGGGGCGGGAGGTGGATTCGACGGTGCGGCGTGA